The Pseudomonas sp. FP198 genomic interval TTGGCTCCGGATGGCTGAGAAACTCGCCCGGAGGGTCGATCAACACCGCCTCATCACCGATCCACCAGTCCACCGGATAAGCCAACTGCTCTTCCTGATGCGCCCTGACACCGACCTTGGTCACATGAGACAGAGAAAAGCTCTGGTTGGAGCGGGTGATCAGGCTGGTCTTACCGGCATTTTCCTCGCCCAGCACCAGGTACCACGGCAGTTGATAGAGCGAACGGCGGCGCTCCATGTTGTTCAACAGATTGCCCAGACTGCGGTCCAGCGCCCGCTCCTGCGCCTCGATGTAAGGCAGGCAGGGGTCGGCCTGTACGTCGGTCTCATGTTGGCGTTCAAGCTGCAAACGCTGATAACGATTACGCACCCGCCATGCCCAGATCAGCAACGGCACCACCAGCACCACGACGCTGGCCGAGATGCGCATCGTCAGTTCACTCAGCGGTTGATGCTCACGCCAGGTCCACTGCGGGCCCAGCCACCAGATGGCGATCAACAAGAACACCATGCCCAGCAGCACCAAAACTGGCACCGCCTGGTTGAACTGGCGCAGCACCGGCAGGCCCCAGCGTTTGAGGTAACCCCAGACCATCCCCATAAATCGCTCCTACTCCTTAACCGCTTTGATCAAATGACTGTCGTCGATGGGTTGCGCCACTTTCCGGTACAACTCCGGCTCCCAGCCCTGCACCGTGGTATCGCGCATCAGCCGCGCTACGTTGGCGTACAGGTCGTCCGCCAGCCATGACAACCCTCGCGATGCCAGCAGGTCGGCGGCAATCACCGTGGCGTAGCAGCGCTGACGTGGGGCGTCATGGGTGGCATGCAGTTCCTGCAGGCGCAGCAGCACCACTTCCACGCCTTCGGTGTTGAGCTGACTGGCCAGTTCGTCGCGCAGACCGGCGTACTCCTGCACCGGGCTACCGGTGGTTTGCGCCTGATCGGCGCCGCTGATCCAGGCCTGGGTCTGCGCATCCACAAACGGCGTGCCGTCGCTGAAGCACAACTCCAGTAGGGCCGGCAGGCGGCAGACAAACCGCTCGCAGGTCTGGCGGATGGCGCCTGCCACTTGCTCCATCGCAAGGCGCGAGGCGACGTGGGCGGCCAGGTAGCTGCCGCGCAGCCAATACGGTGAAGCGCAGATACTTTTTTCGAGGCGCAGCAGCAGGTTCAGATCCAGAGCGTTATGGTTCAGCGCATCTTGGTAACCATCAACGATATCCTTGGGCACGGCCGTCAATTCGGTACGACGGTCGCGAGTGATGGGAGGTGCAGTGCGCAAATGCGACCACAGGCCGTAGCGTCGTAATTGGTAGCCGGTAGGGTCGTAGAGGTCCTGCTGATTGATCTGCTCGGCCATGTTCAATACGGCGCGGCGTTGTTCACGCTCGTTGCTGGGCGCTTGCGGTTTGGGGCTGGGGAAAAAAGCTGACTCCAGCACGCTGCCGGAGGTGGCCGTACGAGCGGGCGCGGTGGCAACAACCGGCTCGCTGTATTTGTCCAGCTGACGTTGCAACGTATCCAGCTGCGCCGGATCGAGCCTGGCGCTTTCGACACAGCGTTGCAGCTTGGCCAGGGCCAATCCTGCCGCGGCTTGATAGGCAGGCGCAAAACTGCTGCGCTCCAGGGTCGGCAACACCTGCCCAAGGTCAGCCAATAAACGCTGCACCAGCTTGCGCTTGTTCAAATATCCCATCGGGCCGGGTTTGGGGTAGGCACTGTCCCAATACAGTTCGACCATGCCGGCTATCAAGCTCAGGGCATCGGCCCAGCGCGCCCACTGCCGGGTACGCAGCCATACCACTTGCAGGTGGGCGACGATCCGCCAGTGCTTGCACTGGGTGCAGAGATACTCGCGGGAGGCTTCGTCGATATACGCCCAGTCGATATCGCCCTCGCGCAGGCCACCGAGCTTGACCATTTCCTGGTCGATGGCCTGGTAGGTTTCATCCTCGACATCAAAATGGCCGGCGGCTTGCTCGGGATCGATGGGCGTCAACAGCAGCTTGACGGTGTCCGCCGGCACGTCGATCACCAGCGACATACTTGGCGCTCCTGCTCGATCAGTTCGCCCAGCCCTTGAGCGTCGAATACCAAGCCGTGCAGCCTGGGGTAGTCGCTTTCAAGTCTCAGGCGTTGGCCGCCGCCCATGTTGCGCAACAAGGCAATGGCCTGTAACCCACGTCCGGCATCCACCACCAGGCCGGCATCGTCCAGCACTTGCCACTGATAGGCCTCGGAAACCGGGCGCTCGTCCTTGAACAGCTGAACGCGAATCTTGTTGGGCTTGGCCGGTTCATCCAACACCAATTGCAGGCGGGAAATTTGCGATTCGCAGCTGATGGCCAGGTACGGCCGAGGCGGCAACGCCCCCAGGGCCGGGGCAGAAATCACCAGCCGCTGTAGCCGGTCGTTGTCCGGCTCCGGGAATGACGACAGCAAGAAACGCTGGTCCTCGGGTGGACGCTTGACTTCATTGCGTTGGACCAGATCGACAATCGGCAGTACCCGGCCCAGGGCACGTGGTGCCGCTGGTGCGTGATGAATGGGCGTACCAGCGGCCAAATCAAAACACTCCAGCCGCTTCAAGGGCGAGACGATGGAGGGGCAATCTTGAGTCGCTGCCTGCACGTCCATGAACACAACAATCGTCAAGCAGAACCCTGACTTCCATCCCAACCGCTTGTTGCGCATCCATATCCCCTGATATCCGAAAGTTGCCTCCGCCAACCTTACAAGCGTTACCCAAGTTCTAATTGATAGGCAAGTAAAGGCGAGTGACTTTCCTTCCAAATTACAATTTAAAGAGCCGTCCGTCAGACGCAAGCCAAATAGTATGCCGGGAAATAAACCTACGTAAAAACTATGACTTTTCCTACATCCACGGCGTATAGACTTTTTCCTACATGACAAACCTTGAAATAGGTGCTTTTAATAAGCGAACTTCGCGAAAAGGACTTTCCCATGTCGAAAACTCAGGGTTCTGTCGCGCCCAAAGAGCGCATCAACATCAAATATGTCCCGGCCACAGGCGACCAGACAGCGGAAGTGGAACTACCGCTGAAGTTATTGATTACCGGCGACTTCAAAGGTCATGGCGAACTGACCGCCCTTGAGGATCGACAATCCACTCGGATCGACAAAGACACTTTCAATGACGTGCTGGTCAAAGCAGAAGTTTCCGTAGACATGACAGTTCCGTCTGTTTTGAACAACGACCATGACACCGATTTGAATGTGCAGCTGCATTTCAAAAACATCAACGACTTCGGCCCTGACGCCATCGCCCGCCAAGTACCGGAATTGAATAAGTTGTTGGAATTACGCGAAGCCCTGATTGCACTCAAAGGCCCCATGGGCAATGTCCCGGCCTTCCGTAAGCACCTGCAAAGTCTACTGACCGATGAAACCGCCCGTCAGCGTCTGGCCAGCGAGCTTAACCTGGTGCTCGACGCGCCCCACAACTGATTTGAACGCCCTTCTCAACGGAGTATTCCCCATGCCCATGGAAAGCGCCGCCGCCCAAGTATTGGTGGCTGACGAAGCGCCGTCGTTGCTCGACCAACTGCTGGCCAACACCACTATCCGCCCCTCGCAGGAAGGCTACGCGGTCGCCCGCCAAGGCGTGGCCGCGTTCATCAGCGAGATTCTGCAAAGCGGTGATCACCAGCGACCGGTGAACAAGCACCGGGTTGACCAGATGATTGCCGAAATCGACCGCGCCTTGAGCAAGCAGATGGACGTAATCCTGCACCAGCCGCAGTTCCAGCAACTGGAGTCGGCGTGGCGTGGGCTGAAGCTGCTGGTGGATCGCACCGATTTTCGCGAAAACATCAAGCTGGAGATGCTGCACGTCACCAAAGAAGAGCTGCTTGACGACTTCGACAACGCCGGCGATATCACCCGCAGCGGCCTGTACAAGCATGCCTACACCGCCGGCTACGGCCAGTTCGGTGGTGAGCCGATCGCGGCGATGATTGGCAATTACACCTTCGGCCCGTCGTCCCCGGACATGAAGCTGTTGAGCTACGTCGCCTCAGTAGGTGCCATGGCCCATGCCCCGTTCGTAATGGCTGCCGGCCCTGAGTTCTTCAACCTCAAGAGCTATCAGGATCTACCATCGCTCAAGGAAGTCAGCGATATCTTTGAAGGCCCCGGCCACACCAAATGGCGCAGCCTGCGCGAGATGGAAGACTCCAAATACATTGCCGCAACGCTGCCGCGCTTTTTGCTGCGCTCGCCGTACGACGGGCTGGAGAACCCGATTCGCAGCTTCGGCTACAACGAAGCCGTCGATGGTAACCACAATAACTACCTATGGGGCAACACCGCGTTCCTGATGGCCTCACGCATCACCGACAGTTTCGCCCGCTACCGCTGGTGTCCAAACATCATCGGCCCACAATCCGGCGGCGCGGTGGACGACTTGCCGGTGCACCTGTACGAATCCCTCGGCCAGCTGCAGGCCAAGATCCCCACCGAAGTGCTGATTTCCGACCGCAAGGAATTCGAGCTGGCCGAAGCCGGCTTCATCCCGCTGACCATGCGCAAGGACAGCGACAACGCGGCGTTCTTCTCCGCCAACTCGGTGCAAAAACCGAAGAACTTCCCCAAGACCCGCGAAGGCCAGGAAGCCCAGACCAACTACAAGCTCGGCACCCAGTTGCCGTACCTGTTTATCGTCAATCGCCTGGCCCACTACATCAAGGTGCTGCAGCGCGAACAGATCGGCAGTTGGAAGGAGCGCCAGGACCTGGAGCGCGAACTGAACACCTGGCTCAAGCAGTACATCGCCGACCAGGAAAATCCTTCCTCCGATGTACGCAGCCGTCGCCCCTTGCGCGCCGCGCAAATTATCGTACAGGACGTGGCCGGCGATCCGGGCTGGTACCAGGTGTCGTTGGCGGTGCGCCCGCACTTCAAGTACATGGGCGCCAACTTCGAGATCTCGCTGGTCGGTCGGCTGGACACTCAATAAGTGGGCAGCAGCCTGTTCGAACGCCTGGAACCCGACGCACCGCGCTACCGCCCAGGCCGCGCGGATGAGCAGGCGCGCCAGCGCGTCGAGGCGATCAAACGCCACTTGGAACAGGTGCTCAACTCACGTCAGGGCTGCTCGCAAAGCAGCCCTGAACTGGGCATGCGCGATTTCAACGGCGTCACCCAGGCCAGCAGTGATCTGGTGGTGGCCATCAGCGCCGATATCCGGCGCTCGGTGGAGGCGTTTGAACCGCGCATCAAGGTCACGGGCGTGCGCTATCAGCCCGAACCGGACCTGCCGCTGGAGCTGAACTTTCGCCTCGATTGCCAGGTGCGGGTCAACCACAAGGAAGAACGGGTGCAGATCGAGGTGGC includes:
- the tssE gene encoding type VI secretion system baseplate subunit TssE, producing the protein MGSSLFERLEPDAPRYRPGRADEQARQRVEAIKRHLEQVLNSRQGCSQSSPELGMRDFNGVTQASSDLVVAISADIRRSVEAFEPRIKVTGVRYQPEPDLPLELNFRLDCQVRVNHKEERVQIEVAMHGRDGYTRVR
- the tssB gene encoding type VI secretion system contractile sheath small subunit, with the translated sequence MSKTQGSVAPKERINIKYVPATGDQTAEVELPLKLLITGDFKGHGELTALEDRQSTRIDKDTFNDVLVKAEVSVDMTVPSVLNNDHDTDLNVQLHFKNINDFGPDAIARQVPELNKLLELREALIALKGPMGNVPAFRKHLQSLLTDETARQRLASELNLVLDAPHN
- the tssC gene encoding type VI secretion system contractile sheath large subunit, with the protein product MESAAAQVLVADEAPSLLDQLLANTTIRPSQEGYAVARQGVAAFISEILQSGDHQRPVNKHRVDQMIAEIDRALSKQMDVILHQPQFQQLESAWRGLKLLVDRTDFRENIKLEMLHVTKEELLDDFDNAGDITRSGLYKHAYTAGYGQFGGEPIAAMIGNYTFGPSSPDMKLLSYVASVGAMAHAPFVMAAGPEFFNLKSYQDLPSLKEVSDIFEGPGHTKWRSLREMEDSKYIAATLPRFLLRSPYDGLENPIRSFGYNEAVDGNHNNYLWGNTAFLMASRITDSFARYRWCPNIIGPQSGGAVDDLPVHLYESLGQLQAKIPTEVLISDRKEFELAEAGFIPLTMRKDSDNAAFFSANSVQKPKNFPKTREGQEAQTNYKLGTQLPYLFIVNRLAHYIKVLQREQIGSWKERQDLERELNTWLKQYIADQENPSSDVRSRRPLRAAQIIVQDVAGDPGWYQVSLAVRPHFKYMGANFEISLVGRLDTQ
- a CDS encoding type VI secretion system-associated protein TagO, with protein sequence MAAGTPIHHAPAAPRALGRVLPIVDLVQRNEVKRPPEDQRFLLSSFPEPDNDRLQRLVISAPALGALPPRPYLAISCESQISRLQLVLDEPAKPNKIRVQLFKDERPVSEAYQWQVLDDAGLVVDAGRGLQAIALLRNMGGGQRLRLESDYPRLHGLVFDAQGLGELIEQERQVCRW
- the tssA gene encoding type VI secretion system protein TssA, coding for MSLVIDVPADTVKLLLTPIDPEQAAGHFDVEDETYQAIDQEMVKLGGLREGDIDWAYIDEASREYLCTQCKHWRIVAHLQVVWLRTRQWARWADALSLIAGMVELYWDSAYPKPGPMGYLNKRKLVQRLLADLGQVLPTLERSSFAPAYQAAAGLALAKLQRCVESARLDPAQLDTLQRQLDKYSEPVVATAPARTATSGSVLESAFFPSPKPQAPSNEREQRRAVLNMAEQINQQDLYDPTGYQLRRYGLWSHLRTAPPITRDRRTELTAVPKDIVDGYQDALNHNALDLNLLLRLEKSICASPYWLRGSYLAAHVASRLAMEQVAGAIRQTCERFVCRLPALLELCFSDGTPFVDAQTQAWISGADQAQTTGSPVQEYAGLRDELASQLNTEGVEVVLLRLQELHATHDAPRQRCYATVIAADLLASRGLSWLADDLYANVARLMRDTTVQGWEPELYRKVAQPIDDSHLIKAVKE